A genomic stretch from Chloroflexota bacterium includes:
- a CDS encoding TIGR03960 family B12-binding radical SAM protein — translation MLRTPEEITRALDRVLYQVQKPARYIGGEWNSVVKDWERTAYKVALAFPDIYELGMSNLGLAILYDIVNRQPDMLAERVYAPWTDMEAVMRREGIPLYSLETRHPLIDFDIVGFSLPYEQLYTNVLNMFDLAGIPIRSVDRTLEHPLIIAGGSATYNPEPMHAFIDAFVIGEGEEVILDVIRAYGAWRSELEARRTEWAGLDREAREALLRRLALVPGVYVPAFYEVSYNPDGTIAEVRPTRPEAQFPVVKRIVPVLPPPVTRFVVPYIDVTHNRGAIEIHRGCTRGCRFCHAGVVYRPVRERPVDEILDAVEEIVRECGFEEISFLSLSSSDYTHIDELVRRFVERYRDRGVSIGLPSLRIESFSVELMDMLERGRRRSGFTFAPEAATDRLRDVINKPIATEALLRVAEEVYSRGWTTIKLYFMIGHPTQTMEDVKAIADLSWEVMRIGRRVIGGKAKVRVSVSTLVPKPHTPFQWIPMEGEETIRDQIAYLQKRLRGRGFHFNWNDPRETLMEAFLSRGDRRLADVIERAWRLGAKFDAWQDHFRDDAWMRAFAEHGLDPDWYARRERSIGETLPWDHISTGVKKTFLIEEYRHSLQGAVIDDCREHCFSCGILAQFRELRRRVPDEAWGCPPLGRGKRRQPVDVHPVPLYYNEEMSPDLAERAGPRVPQRAGRVLTGEDGHEEATVT, via the coding sequence ATGTTGCGCACCCCGGAGGAGATCACCAGGGCGTTAGATCGCGTCCTGTATCAGGTCCAGAAGCCGGCGCGCTATATCGGCGGCGAGTGGAACAGCGTTGTCAAGGACTGGGAGCGAACGGCCTATAAGGTCGCGCTGGCCTTCCCGGACATCTATGAGTTGGGTATGTCCAATCTCGGGTTGGCCATCCTCTACGATATCGTCAACCGCCAGCCGGACATGCTGGCCGAGCGCGTCTACGCGCCGTGGACGGATATGGAGGCCGTCATGCGGCGTGAGGGCATCCCTCTCTACTCCCTGGAGACGCGCCACCCTCTGATCGACTTCGACATCGTCGGCTTCAGCCTCCCTTACGAGCAGCTCTACACCAACGTGCTCAACATGTTCGATCTGGCGGGTATCCCGATCCGCTCAGTCGACCGCACGCTGGAGCATCCTCTCATCATCGCCGGCGGCAGCGCCACGTACAATCCCGAGCCCATGCACGCCTTCATCGACGCGTTCGTCATCGGCGAGGGGGAGGAGGTGATCCTGGATGTCATCCGGGCCTACGGTGCCTGGCGATCCGAGCTCGAGGCGCGCCGGACGGAGTGGGCGGGCCTGGATCGTGAGGCGCGTGAGGCATTGCTCCGCCGCCTGGCTCTCGTTCCCGGCGTGTATGTCCCCGCGTTCTACGAGGTGTCCTACAACCCGGATGGCACCATCGCGGAGGTGCGCCCCACCCGGCCAGAGGCCCAGTTCCCGGTGGTCAAGCGCATCGTGCCCGTGCTGCCGCCGCCCGTGACCCGCTTCGTCGTCCCCTATATCGATGTGACCCACAATCGGGGAGCCATTGAGATCCACCGGGGGTGTACACGCGGCTGTCGCTTCTGCCATGCGGGCGTGGTCTATCGCCCCGTGCGGGAGCGTCCGGTCGACGAGATCCTCGACGCCGTGGAAGAGATCGTTCGCGAGTGTGGGTTCGAGGAGATCTCCTTCCTCTCCCTCTCCTCCAGCGACTATACCCATATCGATGAGTTGGTGCGGCGGTTCGTGGAGCGATACCGCGATCGTGGGGTCTCCATCGGCCTGCCCAGCCTGCGTATCGAATCCTTCAGCGTAGAGCTGATGGATATGCTGGAGAGAGGACGCCGACGCTCCGGGTTCACCTTCGCCCCGGAGGCGGCTACCGACCGGCTGCGCGATGTGATCAATAAGCCCATCGCCACCGAGGCGCTGCTGCGCGTGGCCGAGGAGGTGTACTCGCGTGGGTGGACCACCATCAAGCTCTATTTCATGATCGGCCATCCCACCCAGACCATGGAGGACGTGAAGGCGATCGCCGATCTGTCGTGGGAGGTGATGAGGATCGGGCGTCGGGTGATCGGAGGCAAGGCGAAGGTGCGCGTCAGCGTATCCACATTGGTGCCCAAGCCGCACACGCCGTTCCAGTGGATTCCTATGGAGGGCGAGGAGACCATTCGGGACCAGATCGCGTATCTGCAGAAGCGGCTGCGCGGCCGCGGGTTCCATTTCAACTGGAACGACCCCCGGGAGACGCTGATGGAGGCGTTTCTCAGCCGGGGCGACCGCCGCCTGGCCGACGTCATCGAGCGGGCCTGGCGGTTGGGCGCCAAATTTGATGCCTGGCAGGACCACTTCCGGGATGATGCCTGGATGCGGGCCTTCGCCGAGCACGGTTTGGATCCCGACTGGTATGCCCGTCGAGAGCGATCGATCGGTGAGACCCTGCCCTGGGATCACATCAGCACAGGTGTGAAAAAGACCTTCCTGATCGAGGAGTATCGGCACAGCCTGCAGGGGGCGGTCATCGATGACTGTCGTGAGCATTGCTTCTCCTGTGGGATCCTGGCCCAGTTCAGGGAGCTGCGGCGCCGGGTGCCGGACGAGGCGTGGGGATGTCCCCCCTTGGGGCGGGGAAAGCGACGCCAACCTGTGGATGTCCATCCTGTTCCGCTGTATTATAATGAGGAGATGTCTCCCGACCTGGCGGAGAGGGCCGGGCCACGTGTGCCTCAGCGTGCGGGTC
- a CDS encoding tyrosine-type recombinase/integrase: protein MSFFDEFGPLFHEANATALPVLIDGFMLSRRASGVSKTTLETYQRAFKQLLRSLPPECIKDARQITPVHLQRWAASMISNYADATRDQRIAKIKAFFAWCVAEGFLESDPAAKLKRPRNTWQPEPFSISEIQRILETARQGRHADRDYAMICLLLDAGLRISELCSVPVDAVDLQSGQIRIVGKGNTARTVVIGERCKMALWRWLMMRPSCDVPNLFVTQNLRAFDRRVASRLVRRIGKRAGVARCYPHRFRHTFAVFYLRGGGDPYSLQYLLGHKDMTVTRMYVKLAAVDVKELYKSPLDRL from the coding sequence GTGTCCTTTTTTGATGAGTTTGGTCCCCTTTTTCATGAGGCAAATGCCACAGCCCTTCCTGTATTGATCGACGGATTCATGTTGTCGCGCCGGGCATCCGGGGTAAGCAAAACCACCCTGGAGACGTATCAACGCGCTTTTAAACAGCTCCTTCGATCCCTGCCCCCTGAATGCATCAAAGATGCTCGACAGATAACGCCGGTGCATCTCCAACGATGGGCAGCTTCCATGATTTCCAACTACGCGGATGCAACGCGAGATCAACGGATTGCAAAAATCAAGGCTTTCTTTGCCTGGTGCGTTGCTGAGGGATTCCTGGAATCCGATCCGGCGGCCAAGCTTAAGCGTCCTCGGAATACCTGGCAGCCTGAGCCCTTCTCGATCAGTGAGATACAACGTATCCTTGAGACAGCGCGACAGGGCCGTCACGCAGATCGCGACTACGCTATGATCTGCTTGCTTCTCGACGCCGGACTGCGCATCTCGGAGCTATGTTCTGTACCCGTAGATGCCGTCGATCTCCAATCTGGACAGATCCGAATTGTCGGGAAGGGCAACACGGCACGAACCGTGGTGATAGGAGAACGGTGCAAGATGGCGTTGTGGCGTTGGCTAATGATGAGACCGTCGTGCGATGTACCGAACCTCTTCGTGACTCAGAACCTGCGCGCTTTCGACCGTCGGGTCGCCAGTCGCCTTGTCCGACGGATTGGAAAGCGCGCCGGCGTCGCTCGATGCTATCCTCACCGGTTCAGGCACACGTTTGCAGTTTTCTATCTACGCGGCGGAGGTGATCCTTATTCGCTGCAGTATCTGCTCGGTCATAAGGATATGACTGTGACCCGGATGTATGTGAAGCTAGCAGCCGTGGACGTGAAGGAATTATACAAGTCACCGCTGGATCGGCTATGA